The genomic stretch CAAGCTAATGCTAATAATAGATTATTTATATTAAAATCACCAATTAGAGAAGTTGATAATAAACCGTTTCCCCAACTAGATTCAAATTTAACATCGGTAAAATTATTATTAATTTTAATGCAAATAGCGTTAATCCATTTTTTAGAGTATTTTTTTTGATATGAATCTTTTATAGTCACAGCAGTTGTATATTTGTTTGATAGTTTTTTTAACCATTTTTTTCCGTATTCATCATTGGCATTTAATATTATTTTTTGTATTCTATGTTGGCTTAAAAAAGACCATTTTGATAATTCATATTGCTTCATATTTTTATGATAATCTAAATGATCTTGTGTTAGATTTGTAAATATTCCAATATAGAATGGAATATTTTTTACACGATTTTGTATTAGCCCATGTGATGATACTTCCATAGTTACTAGCTGAATTTTTTTTTTACAGCCATATCTAAAAATGATTGAATTTCAATAGCTGAAGAAGTTGTGTTTTTTGTTTTTTTTAAAATGTTATTAAAACCATTTCCCAAAGTTCCCATAGTGCCAAATTGTTTTTTTAATAGTTTACTCCATTGATTAATTAGTTGTGTTACGGTTGTTTTTCCATTAGTTCCAGTTACGCCAATTACTTTGAGTTTATTCCCTGGTTGTTTATAAAATCTTCCTGCTAAATTTGAAACATTTTGAGATAATTGAAAAAAATGTAATACTGGAATACTATTGATATAGTTTATATGTCCGTGTTTAAGTTTATTTTGAGTGTCTGATATAATCGCAGCTGCTTTTTTTTTAATTGCTTCAGAAATAAAATTATTTCCATCTTTTTTTGTTCCCTTAATAGCTACAAAAACATCCTTTTCATTTATTTTACGACTATCTAAAACTAATTTTGCAATTTCTTTTTTAGGAAGATTCATAATCCATGGTGATAAGAGATTTTTTAAGTTCTTTTTTTTCATTAATGTTCCTTAATATGTTTTTTAATTTAATTATCTGGTGCAATATTCATTTCTTTTAATACTGATTTCATTATTCTTCCAAATACTGGTGCAGCAATGGCCCCTCCATAATATTTTTTTCCTTTAGGGTTATCAATTATAATTATTAATGAAAACTTTGGATTACTGGACGGCGCAATTCCTGCAGTATAAGCAATGTATTTATTTACATAATGACCTTGGCTTCCTAATTTTTTTGCTGTTCCAGTTTTAATTGAAACACGGTATCCTTGGACTGCTGCTTCAGAACTATTTTCGCCATATTTTTTGGTAACTTCCATCATATGAATGACTTTTTTTACATATTTTTCAGGAAAAATTCTTTTTTCATATAATGGATGATCAATTTTAACAATAGAAAGTGGATGAGAGACGCCGTAATTTCCAATTATCATGTATAATCTTGCTAATTGTAACGGAGTTACCATAAGTCCATATCCAAATGAAAAAGTGGCTTTTTCTAAAGTAGATAAATTTTTCTTTTTAGGAAGGAAACCTTTCTGTTCTCCAATTAATCCTAGATTAGTTGGTTGTCCTAATCCAAATTTGATATAACTATTTACTAATTGTGGAGTCGTCATAGATAGTGCAATTTTTGATACGCCAATATTGCTAGATTTTTTTAAAATTCCCTTTATATTTAATTGGTGATTTTGTGACACATCTTTTATTTGATGTTTTCTTATAAAGTAAGGTCGAGTATTAATTATTGAGTTTTCTTGAACTATTCCAGATTTTAATGCTTCCATAATGACAATTGGTTTAACTGTAGATCCTGGTTCAAAAGAATCTGTAATAGCTCTATTACGGAGGTTTTGCTTAATAACGTATTGTGTATCA from Buchnera aphidicola (Hyalopterus amygdali) encodes the following:
- the ftsI gene encoding peptidoglycan glycosyltransferase FtsI, with amino-acid sequence MNYINWRFITLCSIVFLFLLILTLRIIFLQVINSKKLTYEGDRRTLRIQPVINARGIINDRSGYPLAVSVPVNAVFIDPTLIINMNDIQNNIRWKALSEILSIPLKKIISRISTHKNIKFIYLARQINPEIANYIKELKLPGVFLIEESKRYYPSGKIAAQLIGINNIDGEGIEGIEKSFNLFLTGKPGKRKIRQDNQGKVIENESLIKKYDANNLILSIDKKLQTIVYQELNRAINENEADFGVAILIDIKTGEILSMVNNPSYNPNDTQYVIKQNLRNRAITDSFEPGSTVKPIVIMEALKSGIVQENSIINTRPYFIRKHQIKDVSQNHQLNIKGILKKSSNIGVSKIALSMTTPQLVNSYIKFGLGQPTNLGLIGEQKGFLPKKKNLSTLEKATFSFGYGLMVTPLQLARLYMIIGNYGVSHPLSIVKIDHPLYEKRIFPEKYVKKVIHMMEVTKKYGENSSEAAVQGYRVSIKTGTAKKLGSQGHYVNKYIAYTAGIAPSSNPKFSLIIIIDNPKGKKYYGGAIAAPVFGRIMKSVLKEMNIAPDN